Proteins encoded in a region of the Bubalus bubalis isolate 160015118507 breed Murrah chromosome 9, NDDB_SH_1, whole genome shotgun sequence genome:
- the LOC112587047 gene encoding transcription and mRNA export factor ENY2-like, with protein MNKDAQMRAAINQKLIETGERERLKELLRAKLIECGWKDQLKAHCKEVIKEKGLEHVTVDDLVAEITPKGRALVPDSVKKELLQRIRTFLAQHASL; from the coding sequence ATGAACAAAGATGCGCAGATGAGAGCAGCGATTAACCAAAAGTTGATAGAAACTGGAGAAAGAGAACGCCTCAAAGAGTTGCTGAGAGCTAAATTAATTGAATGTGGCTGGAAGGATCAGTTGAAGGCACACTGTAAAGAGGTAATTAAAGAAAAGGGACTAGAACACGTTACTGTTGATGACTTGGTGGCTGAAATCACACCAAAAGGCAGAGCCCTGGTACCCGACAGTGTAAAGAAGGAACTCCTACAAAGAATAAGAACATTCCTTGCTCAGCATGCCAGCCTTTAA